A single region of the Anguilla anguilla isolate fAngAng1 chromosome 17, fAngAng1.pri, whole genome shotgun sequence genome encodes:
- the LOC118216699 gene encoding ubiquitin carboxyl-terminal hydrolase 22-like isoform X3 → MPRTSATTWVRTHTHTHTHIHEHAKNKRHNLAIDLLYGGIYCFVCQDYIYDKDMEQIAKEEQRKAWKLQGVGEKYSTWEPTKRELELLRHNPKRRKITTNCTIGLRGLINLGNTCFMNCIVQALTHTPLLRDFFLSDRHKCEMQSNSCLVCEMAQLFQEFYSGHRSPHIPFRLLHLVWTHARHLAGYEQQDAHEFLIAALDVLHRHCKGDDNGKKANNPNHCNCIIDQIFTGGLQSDVTCQVCHGVSTTIDPFWDISLDLPGSSTPFWPLSPGGDCGVVNGESHQSGATTLTDCLRRFTRPEHLGSSAKIKCGGCHSYQESTKQLTMKKLPIVACFHLKRFEHSAKLRRKITTYVSFPLELDMTPFMASSKESRVNGQYLQPVDPLNNDNKYSLFAVVNHQGTLESGHYTSFIRQHKDQWFKCDDAIITKASIKDVLDSEGYLLFYHKQFLEYE, encoded by the exons cTATAGACTTGTTATACGGAGGCATATACTGCTTTGTGTGTCAGGACTACATTTACGACAAAGACATGGAACAGATCGCCAAAGAAGAGCAGAGGAAGGCCTGGAAGTTGCAAG GCGTGGGAGAGAAGTATTCAACATGGGAACCAACCAAGAGAGAGCTAGAGCTGCTAAGACACAATCCCAAGCGCAGGAAAATCACCACAAACTGCACCATTG GCCTGCGGGGGCTCATTAACCTGGGGAACACCTGCTTCATGAACTGCATCGTGCAGGCGCTCACCCACACGCCGCTCCTGCGCGACTTCTTCCTGTCCGACCGGCACAAGTGCGAGATGCAGTCCAACTCCTGTCTGGTCTGCGAGATGGCCCAGCTCTTCCAGGAG TTCTACTCCGGACACCGCTCCCCACACATTCCGTTCCGGCTGCTGCACCTGGTGTGGACGCACGCGCGCCACCTGGCCGGCTACGAGCAGCAGGACGCCCACGAGTTCCTCATCGCCGCGCTGGACGTGCTGCACCGCCACTGCAAGG GCGATGACAACGGGAAGAAGGCCAACAACCCGAACCACTGCAACTGCATTATCGACCAAATCTTCACTGGGGGGCTGCAGTCGGACGTCACCTGCCAAGTCtgcca CGGGGTGTCTACGACCATAGACCCGTTCTGGGACATCAGCCTGGACCTGCCCGGCTCCTCCACCCCCTTCTGGCCCCTCAGCCCCGGGGGGGACTGCGGCGTGGTCAACGGGGAGAGCCACCAATCAGGGGCCACCACGCTGACGGACTGTTTACGAAG gtttaCACGACCAGAGCATTTAGGAAGCAGTGCCAAAATTAAGTGCGGTGGTTGCCATAGTTACCAGGAGTCCACCAAACAGCTGACAATGAAGAAGCTGCCAATCGTGGCGTGTTTTCATCTAAAG cgGTTTGAGCACTCGGCCAAGTTGAGGAGGAAGATCACCACGTACGTGTCCTTTCCCCTGGAGCTGGACATGACCCCCTTCATGGCCTCCAG tAAAGAGAGCCGAGTCAACGGACAGTACCTGCAGCCAGTGGACCCCCTCAACAACGACAACAA gtactCCCTGTTCGCGGTGGTGAACCACCAGGGGACGCTGGAGAGCGGCCACTACACCAGCTTCATCCGCCAGCACAAAGACCAGTGGTTCAAGTGCGACGACGCCATCATCACCAAGGCCAGCATCAAGGACGTGCTGGACAGCGAAGG GTATCTGTTGTTCTATCACAAGCAGTTCCTGGAATACGAGTAG
- the LOC118216961 gene encoding somatostatin receptor type 2-like, which yields MDNWIFPSTPPNLSEPLMYDSYILGNETDPRHNPNVTDHRFDKTTTVVITFLYFMVCAVGLCGNTLVIYVILRYAKMKTVTNIYILNLAVADELFILGLPFIAIQLALVHWPFGLVLCRVVMTVDSLNQFTSIFCLMVMSIDRYLAVVHPIKSTKWRKPRMAKTINLAVWGISLLVNLPIVIYTGLITKNESCFCTIVWPEPQEAYQTAFMFYTFLLGFFLPLAVICLCYLFIIIKVKSSGIRVGSSKRKRSERKVTRMVSIVVAVFVLCWLPFYVFNVTSVTGTISTTPALKSTFYFVVVLGYANSCANPILYAFLSENFKKSFQNVLCLKKVGGLDEVERSDSRQDKSRMMNDATETQSTLLNGDLQTSI from the coding sequence ATGGACAACTGGATATTTCCCTCCACCCCACCAAACCTGTCTGAGCCCCTCATGTACGACAGCTACATCCTGGGCAACGAGACGGACCCGAGGCACAACCCCAATGTCACCGACCACAGGTTCGACAAGACCACCACGGTGGTCATCACCTTCCTGTACTTCATGGTTTGCGCAGTGGGACTCTGCGGCAACACGCTGGTCATCTACGTCATCCTGCGCTACGCCAAGATGAAGACCGTCACCAACATCTACATCCTCAATCTGGCGGTGGCCGACGAGCTCTTCATCCTGGGCCTCCCCTTCATCGCCATCCAGCTGGCGCTGGTCCACTGGCCCTTCGGCCTGGTGCTCTGCCGCGTGGTCATGACCGTTGACTCCCTCAACCAGTTCACCAGCATCTTCTGCTTGATGGTCATGAGCATCGACCGCTACCTGGCCGTGGTGCACCCCATCAAGTCCACCAAGTGGAGGAAGCCGCGCATGGCCAAGACCATCAACCTGGCTGTCTGGGGGATCTCGCTGCTGGTCAACCTGCCCATCGTCATCTACACCGGCCTGATCACCAAGAACGAAAGCTGCTTCTGCACCATCGTGTGGCCGGAGCCCCAGGAGGCCTACCAGACCGCCTTCATGTTCTACACCTTCCTTCTGGGATTTTTCCTCCCGCTGGCCGTCATCTGCCTCTGCTACCTGTTCATCATCATCAAGGTGAAGTCATCGGGGATCCGGGTGGGCTCGTCCAAGCGCAAGCGGTCAGAGCGCAAGGTGACGCGCATGGTCTCCATCGTGGTGGCGGTCTTCGTCCTCTGCTGGCTGCCCTTCTACGTCTTCAACGTCACCTCGGTGACGGGCACCATCAGCACCACGCCCGCGCTCAAGAGCACCTTCTACTTTGTGGTGGTGCTGGGCTATGCCAACAGCTGCGCTAACCCCATCCTCTACGCGTTCCTCTCGGAGAACTTCAAGAAGAGCTTCCAGAACGTCCTGTGCCTGAAGAAGGTGGGCGGGCTGGACGAGGTGGAGCGCAGCGACAGCCGGCAGGACAAGTCGCGCATGATGAACGACGCCACGGAAACGCAGAGCACGCTGCTCAACGGCGACCTGCAGACCAGCATCTAA